DNA from Roseimicrobium sp. ORNL1:
TGGCGGCGAGGAAAGGGTGTCCGTCATCGTGAACCCGGAGTGCAGCACCCTTGAGTTCAGGGGGTGTGGCGCGTCGCTCGCCATGCTCGCCGTCAATGTCGCCTCCTTCGGTGCGGAGGCCGACATGGATTCGCATTCGCATGAGGAGTACTACGAAGGCCACTTCTACCTGGAGAAGGATTCCCTGCCGGTGGTTTTCGAACTACACTGAGGCACGCAACACCTCCAAGACCTCCGGATGAATCATCTTGGCCATTTCAAAAGCGTTCCCAAAATCGTGTTCCGCTTCCAGATTTGGATTCGAGCCATACTCAAGCAGCAAGGCCACCACCGCCGCATGGCCCTGGCTCACCGCCTCATGCAGAGCGGTGAATCCATATTCTCCCGGAACATTCACCCCAGCTCCCGCTTCCAGCAGCGTGCGACAGGCTTCCAAATCTCCACGAGTGGCGAAGATATGAAGTGCTGTCTCGCCGAACGCATAACGGCCGTTCAGCTCAATCTCGTCCACGTCGATGAAATGGAATAGTCCATCATTTTTGAGGTTGGTGAGGATGGATTGGACGGAGGGATTCATAAAGGGCACTGGACTCCAAGGATTGCGGGAATCTCCTGCCTGATTTGGTTCCTTGGGCAGGAGGGGAGGTGTTCATCGCGCCAGGCGTCTGAACAGTCTCTCCGACCACGAGGGCCGCGTGGCTGGCACGGTAGATTTGTCATAGTGCTCCGCCTCAATCACCGCCTGCAGGCGCGTAGCTGAGTGGTATGGCCAGATACGCAGAATTCGTCCGGTGGGTAGAACCGCTTTTTCGACGAATCGAGGGTCATCCAGGTCACAAAGATACAGATGGGGATCTTCGGTGACCTGCGAAAACATGATGAGCTGTCCCGCTGGGAGCGTGGCAGCCTCGGAGTCATAGCAGTCTTCGAGTTCGAGACTCGCGACTGTGTCGTAGGCCCACACAAGAGTCACCGGGATGTCGGAGGAAACCCGTCTCCATTCCCGCGTGATCGTGGGATTTTCAATGTGGGTCGCTTCATCCATAAGCTGGGCGATGGACTATCTGTAGCGCGACCTCACTCGCGCAGGGTCGCGCTACCCCAGCACCGTCGTCCTCGTAAACGCCGACGCCACCTTGTACCCGCGGGCTTCGATGTTCGCGCGTCCGCCTTCTTCACGATCCAGCAGCACGAGCACGAAGGCGATCTTCCCGCCTTCGGCTTCAATCGCATCAATAGCCTTCAGCGTGGAGCCGCCGGTGGTGATGACGTCATCCACGACCACCACGGCATCGCCTTCCTTGAAGTTGCCTTCCACCAGCTTCTTGCGGCCGTGGGACTTGGCTTCCTTGCGCACGCTGAAGGCGTGAATTGGGAAGGCATCGCCAGCGAGGTGCGAGTACATGGCGATGGCTAGCGAAATGGGGTCCGCGCCCATGGTGAGGCCACCCACCCCCACGGGGAAGGCGCTTGCTTCCTTCTCCGTTTCGCGCAGCAGCGCATGCATCACCTGGCCCACGAGATTCGCGCCCTCGGCATCCAGCGTGGTGAGGCGGCAATCCACGTACAGGTCACTCTTGGCACCACTGGCCAGCGTGAAGTCACCGCGCATCACGGATTTCTTGAGCAGGATGGCACGGAGGGCGGCTTTGGCTTCGGTCAGGGAGAGGTCGGGCATGGGAAGGGAGGGGGAATGGAAGTGTGATCGTGTCCTATAGCCATGGCTGCCCGCTTGTCCACGGCTACGGTAGCGGGCGCTCTTCCAATGTAGAAGGCTTCTTCAGAAGCCTTGTCAGGGGGCGTCTGATTGGCCGCAAGGAGACGCAAAAAGCCAGGAGCTTTTGGCGCTGGGTTTGACTGAGGCATTCGAGAATGATGAGTGGAGTGCACGGGGTAAAAAAGGCTTCTGGAGGGGCCTTCTACGTTGAATCAGCCACGCAGTCTTTTTGTGTGTTTTGCGGTCATGTAGGCCCTGCCTACGGAATGCACTAGGGCGTGTTTTAGAAATGGTATTTGATAGCATTGAGAACGCAAGCTAGCTGAACAAAGGCGAGGAAGGTGGCAGCAAGTTTGTCGAGGCGGCGGTCGATGCGAAGGAAGGTTTTGAGGCGTTGGAAGAAGTTTTCCACTTGGTGACGCTTGCGATACCAGCCTTTATGATGTGCGGCTGGCTGCTTGCGTCTCTCGCGTGCGGGCACGCAAACGCCCACACCGCGGTCCTCCCAATGGTCACGCAAGGCATCGACATCATAGGCTTTGTCTCCCACCAGCGTACAGCCTTTGGGCACGGCCTTGGTCAACTCGAGAGCCACTGTAGATTCATGAACCTGTCCGGCACTCAGCTTCACGCAACAGGCCATGCCTTTGGTATCTACCAAGGCGTGAACCTTGGTGTTGGCCCCGCCCTTGGTGCGCCCGATGGCATTGGCTTGGACTCCTCCATGTCCGCCATTGGCAAACTGATGCACCTTGCAGCACGTAGCATCCATGTGGCGCAGCTTGCCTGTGGTGTAGCGTGCCAGCCTGCCTAAAAGGCGCTGCCAAAGGCCACCCGCCAGCCAGCGACGAAAGCGACCGTACACTGTCTCCCAAGGGCCAAACCCCTCAGGCAGGTCCCGCCATGGGGCTCCTGTACGCAGCACCCAGACAATGCCCTCCAGCATCAACCGCACATCCTTGGAAGGACGGCCACGCCGGCGTCTCCTTTTGGATCGAATCGAAAAATCTTTCTCCGACCGCTTACGTTAATTTTTTTAGCGCCTCCCAGCGGGCGTCCGACAGCCACAAACGTTTGATTGGTTGCATCGCAATCACCTATCACTCAAGAACATTGCCCAGGCAATCTCGTCGTCCTACATTATCAAAACACGCCCTAGGGGCTGTCAGGAACTTCTGGTAAAAGAAAGCACCCAAAAACTCACCGGACCATGTGGCCTCAAACCTCTCTTAGCGCGATTATCCTGTCTGCCATACTGCTCGTGACCGGGAGGGAGTCTTCAGCCGAAGAGATCTCCCTGAAGATCAATGGCGGCACTGTCCGGCAAACCGATCAGGCCATCTTGTACTGGGAGCCCGATGGAGGAACTCCCGAGGTGCTGGATCCGTCGGTAGAGGGTGCCACCGCGATGCAATGGACCTTGGGCGCTGGATATTTTGACGGGGACAAGATTGCCCTGTGGAGGGGGGACGCCCCGGGCCACTCGGAATACTGGGCATACACTCAAAAAGGTGGCAAATGGCAACTGACGGACAAAGCCATGATGGGATCCGTTTTGAGCTGGGAATTCGACCAGGTCCGATTCAGTTCCGTGCGTGTACTGGAACTCCTGAAGTACAAGAAGGTGGCGACCAAGTTCGAAATCACCGATGAACCCCGTGGCGGTCATCCGCTCTACCGCAAGGTGCTTCGCAATGAATTGGAGTGGACCCCGTCAGGTACGCATATTGAAAATGAAGGGAAGGAACCGATAAAAGCCCCGATTTCTCTGAAAATCGGTGGCGGCACCGTCAAAGAAATCCGAACACACGCGAGTCCCTATACCTATATGGCCACTCTGTATTGGGAGCCTGATGGAGGGACTCCGCAGGTGCTGCATCAGTCAGAGTGGAGTTCCCTGCGCGATCCGCAACTGACGCTGCGCACCGGCTATTTTGAAGGGAACAAGATCGCCTTGTGGAGAGTGAGCGCCACCAATGCAACCGAATACTGGGGCTTCACGCAAAAGAATGGGGAATGGCAACTGACAGACATGGCCGAGTTGGAATCCATCACGTTTTTGAACTACGACCAGGTTCGCTTCAGTTCCGCTCGTGTACTTGAGCTTCTGATTCGTAAGAAGGTGGTGACCAGGTTTGAAATCACCGATGAACCCCGTGGTGATCATTCGCTTTATCGCAAGGTGCTTCGTAATGAATTGGAGTGGGCACCTTTAGGAACGGTTGTCGGGACGGAGTCGCAGGAGTTCAGGAAGGCACAAGCACAAGCACACCCACAGGCGCGGAAGCCCGGCACGGAACCGGTTGCCGTGCGAGTTTCCGATGCTCCCACGCCCCCAGTGGAGATCCCGGACTTCGCCAAGTTGAGCGACAGCGAACCGGTGAAGGCGCTGCTGAGCGGCGACCTGGCCAGATACGAGGCCCTTATCAAAGCGGACGACCCGGCTGCATTGCGGCTGCTCTTTCGTGTTTACACGACTGCGAAGAAGGAAGGGATATACTGGAATCGCGCCTTGTGGTTGCTTTCCAAAAGTCCGCAGACCTGGGTGATGGAGGAGATACGGAAAGACTTCTTGAGCGCGCCCTCCATTACCCTCCCTCCCAATGCAGAATTTGGGGCGGGGCAATCGTCCGAACTCATTCAGAAACCCAAGTACATCCTGGCTGCGACCCTCGTGAGGATCGGCGATCTTGAAATGTTGACGCGCCTCTGGTGGGAATTTTCCTCCCTGTCTCCCGAGGACCAGATGGTGGTGGCCATGGCTGCGTATGAGATGCCCAGACTGGGAATGGTGCAGACCATCCTGAACGCCACCAAGTCTGCGAAGACCGACAAGATTGCCGATGCCCTGATCAACTCAGCGAACCAACTCGTCGTCCAGGCGCTGGCGGATCCCGTCAAACGCGAAGGAGCCATCCGTGTGGGCGAACATTTGAGAAGCAAGGGTCTCGCCCGTGGGTTCCTGCTCGAAATGCTGAAGTGATGTTGCTTCCAGCTCACCGCTGCACACGCAGGACCACCTTTCCCGTCATCCCCAGCTCGAGTTCCTCACTACGACCTTTCGCAAGCGTGTTGACGTCCTCCCCGGGCTTCCACGCTTTGGAAAGGACGTGGAGGCGCTGAGAGCCTGCGGGCAGATT
Protein-coding regions in this window:
- a CDS encoding ankyrin repeat domain-containing protein, coding for MNPSVQSILTNLKNDGLFHFIDVDEIELNGRYAFGETALHIFATRGDLEACRTLLEAGAGVNVPGEYGFTALHEAVSQGHAAVVALLLEYGSNPNLEAEHDFGNAFEMAKMIHPEVLEVLRASV
- the pyrE gene encoding orotate phosphoribosyltransferase, translated to MPDLSLTEAKAALRAILLKKSVMRGDFTLASGAKSDLYVDCRLTTLDAEGANLVGQVMHALLRETEKEASAFPVGVGGLTMGADPISLAIAMYSHLAGDAFPIHAFSVRKEAKSHGRKKLVEGNFKEGDAVVVVDDVITTGGSTLKAIDAIEAEGGKIAFVLVLLDREEGGRANIEARGYKVASAFTRTTVLG
- a CDS encoding IS5 family transposase, with the protein product MRSKRRRRRGRPSKDVRLMLEGIVWVLRTGAPWRDLPEGFGPWETVYGRFRRWLAGGLWQRLLGRLARYTTGKLRHMDATCCKVHQFANGGHGGVQANAIGRTKGGANTKVHALVDTKGMACCVKLSAGQVHESTVALELTKAVPKGCTLVGDKAYDVDALRDHWEDRGVGVCVPARERRKQPAAHHKGWYRKRHQVENFFQRLKTFLRIDRRLDKLAATFLAFVQLACVLNAIKYHF